One window from the genome of Dysgonomonadaceae bacterium PH5-43 encodes:
- a CDS encoding hypothetical protein (product_source=Hypo-rule applied; superfamily=54334): MHTTMKKLFTTLFVFVVLSFMGVYSQSDSTAVERLAQFVKNIHTFNYNYPQEKVYLHLDNTSYFVGDTIWFKSYVVSADNNTFTDLSKVLYVELLNGRGDVLDNKKLKIENGQAHGEFILNTKKYHSDFYEVRAYTRCMLNFGEAFIYSRVLPVFERPDVTGDYSEMTVDSRAVEQTKTRAKQENRKDLNITFYPEGGNLVKGLRSRVAFKATDKNGANISVTGKVYSMWNEELASFNTEHQGIGSFEINSEDQGFKAKVFYNNKTYDVELPTPLQEGYVMSVGKTDNKELSIKVNKTNNQPQDTLGISIACRGKVYYFNAFISDDYREIVVPESALPTGVNNITLFDKKGEVFAERMVFIVHPQTTKLTIKSKKEIYDPFDLIELTVETKNKEGFTPSYLSLSVKSAVNSLEEYYPDNIYTNLLLSSELKGYIDNPSYYFKGEDDSKPKRERDLDLLMLVNGWRRYEWKRMAGIESFDVTHPIEDGLLVTGKILGLNNKKPAKDVNLFMWMTQGSLLFKSKAVTDKNGEFAFSLDTISLYNKWFLGLHATRKGDTFKSRILLNRLFIPESKRFAFSELNTENRFYLSPKLQDEKSRKASVLEEQLLREVVIRHDKTSKYEGPDIILNVEQDYNDWQDKGENYFYTLEEYLVKKGIPYNINAVPDEGGRIKHYKSQIVHWCYNYDTDKRIETQNKIFSFYERLEKVDIKEISKIEIYYSDLFAWTKTTAPCSGGEFVPKVFILVSFNDNDIQDLPDGLRHTSFQGYSEVKDFYNPNYKANPPVFGDVDYRRTLYWNPNIDTQYEGKAKIQFYNNSSRSKIIIDCQGIADGQIVNN, from the coding sequence ATGCACACTACCATGAAAAAGCTTTTTACAACACTCTTCGTTTTCGTCGTTTTGTCTTTTATGGGAGTTTACTCTCAATCGGACTCTACGGCAGTAGAAAGACTTGCTCAGTTTGTAAAGAACATTCACACGTTTAATTACAACTATCCGCAAGAGAAAGTTTATTTACATCTCGATAATACAAGTTATTTCGTAGGCGACACAATATGGTTTAAGTCTTATGTAGTCTCAGCAGATAATAATACTTTTACCGACTTAAGTAAAGTTCTGTATGTAGAGCTACTTAACGGGCGAGGCGATGTTTTAGATAACAAAAAGCTTAAGATAGAGAACGGACAAGCGCACGGAGAGTTTATCTTAAATACTAAAAAGTATCATTCAGACTTTTATGAAGTTAGAGCCTATACTCGCTGTATGCTTAACTTTGGCGAAGCTTTTATTTATAGTAGAGTACTGCCAGTGTTTGAACGTCCAGATGTTACGGGTGATTACTCTGAAATGACAGTCGATAGTCGGGCTGTCGAACAAACTAAAACAAGAGCAAAACAAGAAAACCGCAAAGATCTTAATATTACCTTCTATCCAGAAGGAGGCAATCTCGTTAAAGGTCTTCGTTCGAGAGTTGCTTTTAAGGCAACCGATAAAAATGGCGCAAACATATCTGTAACAGGCAAGGTTTATAGTATGTGGAACGAAGAACTTGCAAGTTTTAATACCGAACATCAAGGTATAGGTTCTTTCGAGATTAACTCTGAAGATCAAGGCTTTAAGGCAAAGGTCTTTTACAATAATAAGACTTACGATGTAGAATTACCAACTCCTCTTCAAGAGGGATATGTTATGTCGGTAGGAAAGACCGATAATAAAGAACTATCTATAAAAGTAAACAAAACAAACAATCAACCCCAAGATACTTTAGGTATAAGTATAGCCTGTAGAGGAAAGGTATATTATTTCAATGCCTTTATCTCTGATGATTACAGAGAGATAGTTGTTCCTGAGTCGGCACTCCCTACAGGTGTTAACAATATTACCTTGTTCGACAAAAAAGGTGAAGTATTTGCTGAACGTATGGTTTTCATTGTTCACCCACAAACAACCAAATTAACCATTAAGAGCAAAAAGGAAATTTATGACCCATTTGATTTGATTGAACTTACAGTAGAGACAAAAAATAAGGAAGGTTTTACACCGTCATATTTGTCATTATCGGTTAAGTCGGCAGTAAACAGTTTGGAGGAATATTACCCCGATAACATTTACACTAATCTGCTTTTGTCGTCAGAGCTTAAGGGCTATATCGATAACCCTTCATATTACTTCAAGGGAGAAGATGATAGTAAACCTAAGCGTGAAAGAGATTTAGACCTTTTAATGTTGGTCAATGGCTGGAGACGTTACGAATGGAAACGTATGGCAGGGATTGAGAGTTTTGATGTAACACACCCTATAGAAGATGGCTTGTTAGTTACAGGTAAGATATTGGGGTTAAACAATAAAAAGCCAGCAAAAGACGTAAATCTCTTTATGTGGATGACACAAGGTTCTCTGTTGTTTAAGAGTAAAGCTGTAACAGATAAGAACGGTGAGTTTGCATTTTCGTTAGATACAATATCTCTTTACAACAAATGGTTTTTAGGACTTCACGCAACTCGCAAAGGCGACACATTTAAGAGTCGTATATTGCTAAATAGATTATTTATACCCGAATCAAAAAGATTCGCTTTTAGTGAATTGAACACCGAAAATAGATTTTATCTATCTCCCAAACTACAAGATGAAAAGTCGAGAAAAGCTTCGGTGTTAGAAGAACAGTTGTTAAGAGAGGTGGTTATAAGACACGATAAAACTTCTAAATATGAAGGCCCTGATATAATCCTTAACGTAGAGCAAGACTATAATGATTGGCAAGATAAAGGTGAGAATTATTTCTATACATTAGAGGAATATTTGGTAAAAAAAGGTATACCATACAATATAAATGCAGTACCAGACGAAGGCGGAAGAATAAAACACTATAAAAGTCAAATTGTACATTGGTGTTACAATTATGACACGGACAAACGGATAGAAACACAGAATAAGATATTCTCTTTTTATGAACGTCTTGAAAAAGTGGATATCAAAGAAATTTCCAAAATAGAAATTTATTATTCTGATTTATTTGCTTGGACAAAAACAACAGCACCTTGTTCTGGTGGTGAATTTGTTCCTAAAGTATTTATCCTAGTTTCTTTTAATGACAATGACATACAGGATTTGCCTGATGGTCTTCGTCATACCAGTTTTCAAGGTTATTCAGAGGTAAAAGATTTTTATAATCCCAATTACAAAGCTAATCCTCCCGTCTTTGGCGATGTCGACTACAGACGTACTTTGTATTGGAATCCTAATATAGACACACAATATGAAGGCAAAGCAAAAATACAGTTCTATAATAACAGTTCAAGAAGCAAAATAATAATTGATTGTCAGGGAATAGCCGATGGTCAAATAGTGAACAATTAA
- a CDS encoding hypothetical protein (product_source=Hypo-rule applied; pfam=PF04383; smart=SM01252; superfamily=47769): MAKITVKNTEIVFYKKEQEDYISLTDIAKIRDTENPSQIISLWLRTYSTIEYIGLWEMLNNPNFNPHIYEGFKNESAKPHFWMSPQKWISETNAIGMTSKSGRYGGGTYAHSDIAFKFAAWISAEFELYLVTEFKRLKIEEQKTLGWSAKRELAKINYRIHTDAIKHNLIPNELTAKQTSIIYANEADVLNIALFGMTAKEWRESNPDLKGNIRDYASINELISLSNMENLNAVFINEGLPQRERLIKLNQIAIQQMQILAEVENRKILK; this comes from the coding sequence ATGGCTAAAATAACGGTTAAAAATACAGAAATAGTCTTTTATAAGAAAGAGCAGGAAGATTATATCTCACTGACCGACATTGCTAAAATTCGAGACACAGAGAATCCATCACAGATAATTAGCTTATGGCTACGCACTTACAGCACTATAGAGTATATAGGTCTGTGGGAAATGCTGAACAACCCAAATTTTAACCCCCACATTTATGAGGGGTTTAAAAACGAATCGGCAAAACCTCATTTTTGGATGTCTCCACAAAAGTGGATCAGCGAAACAAACGCTATTGGTATGACCTCTAAATCGGGACGCTATGGCGGAGGGACGTATGCGCATTCGGATATTGCTTTTAAATTTGCAGCGTGGATTTCAGCAGAGTTCGAACTATATCTTGTTACGGAGTTCAAGCGACTTAAAATAGAGGAGCAAAAAACACTTGGTTGGTCTGCAAAACGGGAATTGGCTAAGATTAATTACCGTATTCATACAGATGCCATTAAACACAATTTGATACCTAACGAACTTACCGCAAAACAAACTTCGATTATTTATGCCAATGAAGCTGATGTGCTGAATATTGCACTATTCGGAATGACAGCTAAGGAGTGGCGAGAGTCCAATCCTGACCTAAAAGGAAATATTCGCGATTATGCATCTATAAATGAGTTAATCAGTCTATCAAACATGGAGAACCTTAATGCTGTATTTATCAATGAGGGACTTCCTCAAAGAGAACGGCTGATAAAATTAAACCAAATTGCTATTCAGCAAATGCAGATTTTAGCAGAGGTAGAAAATAGAAAGATATTGAAATAG
- a CDS encoding hypothetical protein (product_source=Hypo-rule applied; cath_funfam=2.60.40.10; superfamily=54334,81296; transmembrane_helix_parts=Inside_1_6,TMhelix_7_24,Outside_25_826), producing the protein MHTTMKKLFTTLFIFVVLSFMGVYSQSDSTAVDRLAQFIKNIHSFNYNYPQEKVYLHLDNTSYFVGDTIWFKSYVVSADNNTFTDLSKVLYVELLNGRGDVLDNKKLKIENGQAHGEFILNTKEYHSDFYEVRAYTRCMLNFGEAFIYSRVLPVFERPDVTGDYSEMTVDSRAVEQTKTRAKQENRKDLNITFYPEGGNLVKGLRSRVAFKATDKNGANISVTGKVYSMWNEELASFNTEHQGIGSFEINSEDQGFKAKVFYNNKTYDVELPTPLQEGYVMSVGKTDNKELSIKVNKTNNQPQDTLGISIACRGKVYYFNAFISDDYREIVVPESALPTGVNNITLFDKKGEVFAERMVFIVHPQTTKLTIKSKKEIYDPFDLIELTVETKNKEGFTPSNLSLSVKSAVNSLEEYYPDNIYTNLLLSSELKGYIDNPSYYFKGEDDSKPKRERDLDLLMLVNGWRRYEWKRMAGIESFEVTHPIEESLLITGKVLNFRNKKPAKDINLFMWMTQDSLSFRSKAVTDENGGFAFSLDTISLYDKYFLGLHASKKNKTFKSRILLNRLFIPKARLYYSSELDTENRFYLSPKLQDEKSRKASVLEEQLLREVVIRHDKTSKYDGPDIILNVEQDYNDWQDKGENYFYTIDEYLLKKGIPYDIYADKYKNQSIKWCYGDPNNIIRSQRKIFSFYERLAKVDIKEISKIEIYYSDLFAWTKTTAPCSGGELVPLVFFYVSFKDNDIQYLPEGLRHTSFQGYSDVKDFYNPDYKANPPVFGDVDYRRTLYWNPNIDTRYEGKAKIQFYNNSSRSKIIIDCQGIFDGQIVNN; encoded by the coding sequence ATGCACACTACCATGAAAAAGCTTTTTACAACACTCTTCATTTTCGTCGTTTTGTCTTTTATGGGAGTTTACTCTCAATCGGACTCTACGGCGGTTGATAGACTTGCTCAGTTTATTAAGAATATCCATTCTTTCAATTACAACTATCCGCAAGAGAAAGTTTATTTACATCTCGATAATACAAGTTATTTCGTAGGCGACACAATATGGTTTAAGTCTTATGTAGTCTCAGCAGATAACAATACTTTTACCGACTTAAGTAAAGTTCTGTATGTAGAGCTTTTGAATGGACGAGGCGATGTTTTAGATAATAAGAAGCTTAAGATAGAGAACGGACAAGCGCACGGAGAGTTTATCTTAAATACTAAAGAGTATCATTCAGACTTTTATGAGGTTAGAGCCTATACTCGTTGTATGCTTAACTTTGGTGAGGCTTTTATTTATAGTAGAGTACTGCCAGTGTTTGAACGTCCAGATGTTACGGGTGATTACTCTGAAATGACAGTCGATAGTCGGGCTGTCGAACAAACTAAAACAAGAGCCAAACAAGAAAACCGCAAAGACCTTAATATTACATTCTATCCCGAAGGAGGCAATCTCGTTAAAGGTCTTCGTTCGAGGGTTGCTTTTAAGGCAACCGATAAAAATGGCGCTAACATATCTGTAACAGGCAAGGTTTATAGTATGTGGAACGAAGAACTTGCAAGTTTTAATACCGAACATCAAGGTATAGGTTCTTTCGAGATTAACTCTGAAGATCAAGGCTTTAAGGCAAAAGTCTTTTACAATAATAAGACTTACGATGTAGAATTACCAACTCCTCTTCAAGAGGGATATGTTATGTCGGTAGGAAAGACCGATAATAAAGAACTATCTATAAAAGTAAACAAAACAAACAATCAACCACAAGACACTTTAGGTATAAGTATAGCCTGTAGAGGAAAGGTATATTATTTCAATGCCTTTATCTCTGATGATTACAGAGAGATAGTTGTTCCTGAGTCAGCACTCCCTACAGGTGTTAACAATATTACCTTGTTCGACAAAAAAGGTGAAGTATTTGCTGAACGTATGGTTTTCATTGTTCACCCACAAACAACCAAATTAACCATTAAGAGCAAAAAGGAAATCTATGACCCATTTGATTTAATTGAACTTACAGTAGAGACAAAAAATAAGGAAGGTTTTACTCCTTCAAATCTATCTTTGTCGGTAAAATCAGCAGTAAACAGTTTGGAGGAATATTACCCCGACAACATTTACACTAATCTGCTTTTATCATCAGAGCTTAAGGGTTATATCGATAACCCTTCATATTACTTCAAGGGAGAAGATGATAGTAAACCTAAGCGTGAAAGAGATTTAGATCTCCTAATGCTGGTCAATGGTTGGAGACGTTACGAATGGAAACGTATGGCAGGGATTGAGAGTTTTGAAGTAACGCACCCTATAGAAGAGAGTTTGTTAATTACGGGTAAGGTGTTGAACTTTCGCAATAAAAAACCAGCAAAAGATATAAATCTTTTCATGTGGATGACACAAGATTCTTTATCGTTCAGGAGCAAGGCAGTAACAGATGAAAATGGAGGGTTTGCATTTTCGTTGGACACCATCTCTCTTTACGATAAATACTTTTTAGGACTTCATGCGAGCAAAAAGAACAAAACTTTCAAGAGTAGAATATTACTAAACAGATTATTTATACCAAAAGCTAGATTATATTATTCCAGCGAATTAGACACAGAAAATAGATTTTATCTATCTCCCAAACTGCAAGATGAAAAGTCGAGAAAAGCTTCGGTGTTAGAAGAACAGTTATTAAGAGAGGTGGTTATAAGACACGATAAAACTTCTAAATATGATGGCCCTGATATAATCCTTAACGTAGAGCAAGATTATAATGATTGGCAAGACAAGGGTGAGAATTATTTCTATACTATTGATGAGTATTTATTAAAGAAAGGTATCCCTTATGATATATATGCAGATAAATACAAAAACCAATCAATAAAATGGTGCTATGGAGATCCTAATAACATTATAAGATCGCAAAGAAAGATATTCTCTTTTTATGAACGTCTTGCAAAAGTGGATATCAAAGAAATTTCCAAAATAGAAATTTATTATTCTGATTTATTTGCTTGGACTAAAACAACAGCACCTTGTTCTGGTGGTGAATTAGTTCCCTTAGTGTTTTTTTATGTTTCGTTTAAAGATAATGATATACAATATTTACCCGAAGGTCTTCGTCATACCAGTTTTCAAGGCTATTCAGACGTGAAAGACTTTTACAATCCCGATTACAAAGCTAATCCTCCTGTTTTTGGTGATGTAGATTACAGACGCACTTTGTATTGGAATCCTAATATAGATACGCGGTATGAAGGCAAAGCAAAAATACAGTTCTATAATAACAGTTCAAGAAGCAAAATAATAATAGATTGTCAGGGAATATTTGATGGTCAAATAGTGAATAATTGA